Genomic DNA from Garra rufa chromosome 22, GarRuf1.0, whole genome shotgun sequence:
tacagaaggttcaaatgctcactgatgctccagagggaaacacaatgcattatgggggtgaaaactttttcaatttgaagatcagggtaaatttaacttattttgtcttctgggaaacatgtgagtaccatctgtagcttctgaagggcagtactaaatgaaaaaaatatgaaatgtacacatcttcattttgttcaaaagttttcacccccggcactTAATGCatattgtttccttctggagcatcagtgggcatttaaaccttctgtaatagttgcatatgagtccttcagttgttctcagtgttaaaagatggatctcaaaatcatacagtcattgttgaaaagggttcaaatacacaaaaatgctgaaaaaccaaaaaatttgtgggacctgaagaatttttctaaataacagccaggagtttaactgttcgggacaaacaacaaactcatgaacaactatcactaaaaaaaaaaaaaaacttggttcaagtgtatttaaacttttgaacggggtcatttttataaatattattattttattaaagactATTGTATATACTattatttttaactattattttctcttgtggactatatgtaaatgtcttttatgtgaaatatcttattcaggtcattgctaaataaacatCTTGTATGACCCCTTGAAACAATAAATgcttcacattttgcagattctgtaaggtgtatgtaaacttttgactctaactatatatgttttttttttcatgagaaAAACAAAAGGAGACATTTCACAGAATGTTTACACTGCTCttttccatataatgaaagtgaatggcaACTATGGCTGTCAAGATCCAAATGCCCAGAAAAACATCATAAAGATACAATGAAATGTTTTCCGAAGCCATATGGTAGTTATCTGAAGCCATATGATACTTTTCCACTTTCCATTTAAAAGAATTAGCTGTAATGTGTTCTCTGGCTACAACAGGTTGTACTGATTTAAGGAGGTATGTCACTGCCAGTAAGGTTTAGCGCAAAAGTCAGGAGAAAATGCTCTGTGTTGCATCTCATTTCTTTTAGTACCATGAAACATCTGCATTAAGTTATTTACAGTGAATCTTCTTGTTGCAGGGATGCCCAAAACAACAAGATGTTGCCATCAGTGAAAGACAACAGCGGCAGCCACGGTTCACCCATCAGCGGAAAGCTCGAAGGAATCTTCTTCAGCTGCAACACCGAGTTCAACACGGGCAAACCCGCACAGGACTCGCCGTACGGCCGCTACCGCTTCCAGCTGCCAGCCGAGGAGCTCTTCAGTCCCAAGACAAACCTGTATTTCGCCGACTTCTACTGCATGTACACGGCCTATCACTACGTCATTCTGGTGATCGCGCCCAAGGGCTCGTCTGGGGACGAGTTCTGCAAGCAGCGCCTACCAGCGCTGGATATCGGCAACAACCGCTTTATGACATGCTCGGAAGATGAAGACGGCCAGCTGGTGTTCCACCACGCGCAGGACCTTATCCTGGAGGTCATCTACACCGACCCCGTGGATCTGAGCCAGGGCACGGTAGCAGAGATCAGCGGCCACCAGCTCATGAGCCAGTCCACAGTCAACGCCAAGAAGGATCCCAGCTGCAAGACCTGCAACATCAGCGTGGGACGCTAACCTACAAAACTGAACCCAAGTGCTGCCTTGAACAGCACAGAAAATCGCCTTCTCCTTTAGCCGTCCTCCTTTATCGAACTTATCCATAATTCCTTCTGGTGTCTGTAAGGCTCCTCTGCAGCATGTGTCTCACAGCTTTTGACAAAATGCTCTTTTTCGTTTAGATATGTCGTGCTCTTATTTTTGTGTTGGGATATTGACTTAACCACCCCTGTCAATCAAACTGCTTCTTTAATCCTATTGGCTGTCAGACCTTCCTGTTAGAACGTGGCATTGTAACAGTTTACCAAAGTTTACACAAATTTAACACTAAACGCTCATCAAGTCACTGAAATCGGTGAATCGTTCTTATGAGGCATTATGAATGTGACGATATCTCGACAGCGAGATATCTCAACAAATATATGATTGGACGCATCTGTAGCATGATCGGAAGCATTTTTGGAAACGTTGACATTAGCACTTCCATAACTGTTCTTCAGCAGTGTTTCATGTTATCTATTCCAACCCATCCAGTATACTGTGATTTAGCATATAATAAATGTGATACGACGTGTAgatagaaaaatatttattttttaactggtGAATAGAAAATGGACAGAACCAGAAGAAGTGCACAATACAGAGGACTTTGGTGATGGAAAAGAAAAGGTTCACGATAAAGCAAATATATAtagataattatatatatatatatttactgtagaaaCCAATGTAGAGTTACGTGCACTATAGCTAACATTCAAAAGCTACATTTGTCATTGTGGATGTGTACAGCAAATAATAAATTCTGGGACGACGATAACATGACAGAATAACCACACCTGATTGTAGCACAATTCAACAGTTTACGCTGGTTGGCATGCAAAGACACTACACAAAGATTGTAATAGTTCATTGCAGTAGAGCCGTCGGAAAGGAAAGATATCGATTGTTTCGTTTCCAGAGAGTAGCTACTTGAGCAGAATTGCACTTAAAGCGCACATCCGCTTCTCATGAACATATCTCCTGCTTTGGGCTTCAGTATTGTTTTTAGTGTGCGACGTAATTGGACAGTGTTCATTTTAACCACTGGCTTAATAGATCATTTGTTCTTCATGTATAGGAGGAAAACTGTGCTCTGTGATGGCCACGTACCGTACTTTAACACGTTTTTGAACAAAATAGATCTTTAGAAATACTAGCTCTCCAGGGAGACACTTTTTCAATTCTGGGTAGTATGTCTCATTTTGCGCACCCTTTTTCATGCGAGAGACAAATATATGAGAAATAAACAAATGTTAAGTCTTGTTAGTTCATACAATGCATACAATTATGGTTGGTTGCCGCTGTGTTTATGTTAGGGAACTCGTTGAAATTTGCATAAAACCATTACTTTAAGTGCTCTGAGTTGTTTTCTATCTAGAGCGTTGCATTATTTGTCAGGCTAGAGATCGTTTCTAGCCCTGGAAAATCACGGATCCTCATCAGCGTGCATAATGTCACCATGTTCCTAATTAGAATCGTAAACTAGCTTCAAGAAAACATGAAAATTGCATATGATTcgactttggttaaaaaaaatctcCTTAAAAAATAAAGTGCCATATTCCATAAACATAGATGAGGACTCTATATTTCCTTTCGCCCTTTGAAATCTGAATGAGGTTTGTATCGATCCGTCTCGCTCTGTACACGGCACAGAGATCGCACACGCTTGCGTTTGTGATAGTAGTCACCGAAAGGCCTTGATCGGTTCGGCCCAACCCATTGAGTCTAGGACTTCCAATGTGGTCAGAAATGATATTAAAGtgcattttagcatcattatggCACAATTATGTCAAATGTAAAAACTCCATTTGGTCCAAACATTAGGTTCAACACTGAAAGGCAGAAAGAATCTCTTGAACTCAGATAGTCTATGTGGTTTCCTGTTTGCTGAGCAACACTTCCAGTAAGCGTAATTTGGCTTTGAGACTTTTGTACTCCTGGTACTCCTCGGCCATAGGGATTCGGTCATCTTTTTGCGCGGCTCTTCATTATTTTGGTGGagagggaaagaaaaaaaaaaagagataccGCATGAAACGGATGGCTCTGTGAGATTACACTACCATtattaaaacatacatttaaCCCTTGAGTTGCCTTACTGAAGCAGTTTTGTACATCAGTGGATAGCAGATAAtggaaatgtattttatttaaaaaaaaaaatccatatattgTGTACAGAAAcactggtttgttttgtttttcttcctGGTGGTATTATTTTGTGTATCATTGATTAGATGTGCATTATGCTAACTATGCTGAACTATTTTGATCTTTATTTTCCTTTTTCCTTCCTGTCCATGTTCAAAAAGACAAATACCATTAAAATGTGTTAATGCCACAGTAACGCATCTGTGTTTTACCTTCCCATCTGTCTGAAGAACTGTTCTTCAAAGTCTCTGATGGCTTTACGTCGTCTCCTTTTCTCGACTCGAGTCTCACGCAAAAACTCCAGCAACTCAGACCTGCAATTAAATTAGACACAGACAgcttgtaaaaatatatttcaccCTACAGTTTATAATTCGGAAACATTCAGATCCATGTCATTGCAAATCTGTAAGGCGATATATTGCAGAATGTCCAGAGGTCTCTATTACAGGGTTGCCAATTCTGCAGTTTTTGTGAAGAATTTTAAACTTATAAATGGTTGCCACAGGTTAAAGATTTGACATGTTATAtaaactacagttgaggtcaaaagtttaccttgcagaatctgcttaatgttaattattttaccaaaataagaggaatcatacaaaatgcatgttgtattttatttggtactgacctgaataagatatttcacataaaaaaaggcatttacatatagtccactagaaaataattgttgaatttaaaaagaaaaaaatgtaaaagttcacatacgcttgattcttaatactgtgttgttacctgaatgatccacagctgtgttttttttgtttagtgatagttgtttatgagtcacttgtttgtcctgaacagttctttaggtcccacaaattctttggtttttcaacatttttatgtaattgaaccctttttggggggggggggggggtgaaaacttttgaaaaaaggaaaatgtgtaaatttttcttattttgcctaaatattttttttttcatttagtactgccctttagaagctgaaaaatcaaagatttTTTGGGTCCTGAAGaatattcagaagaacagcgggtaacgacacagtattaagaatcaagattatgtaaactttttgacagggtcatttttatgaattcagctattgttttctcatgttgactatatgtaagcatcctttatgtgaaatatcaggtcagtactaaataaatgatccctcttattttggaaaaatatttaacattttgcagattctgcaaggtgtatgttaaccGTTTCCACAGGTTAAATTTTATATTCTAACAATGATAAAACTGTGCTAGATGATGAGACACAGTAAGGAGATTTTTTGAGAGAAAGGCACTGGAAGGGAGCTCATGTGTGGATGTTTCTATGGTAACTGCCAGGTCTCTCCAGGAATaattttagtaaataaaaaaaaaagtctataaaaAAATCTATGAAAGCATTTTCCAACTTTCCAACTAACTTCAAATTCATTTTCAAACAGTTCAAAAATAAAAACCACCAGACCCACAGAATTATTTTGTTCACCAGCTGTCAATTACTATACAATAGCCAACTTTTTGAGTTGAAAGTGTAATGCATAAAGGtgctgcttggtttgaaagtgacttctgtgtgtggcaatcaactttttttttaccaGTGACTGCAAAATAGTATTTTGGGTGTTATGTTTTTCGGGTTTTGGTATTTGGAATAGTCTGAGTATTCATTGGGCTAGTTTTATTAGGAAGATCTGGCAACCCTGCTCTaccatgcaaaaaataaataaatgggacCTGGGGTTGTTAAActcttaaaaaaaatgataaagtaGCATAAAAGTGGTTTATGTAACTTGTGTGCTAGATTCCAAGTGTGATAAACAGAGAAATTAACATGTTATGCTTTAGTTCTCAAATATAAATTGTGCACGGTCAATTCAAATGTTGCATCCTGAAGCaacatatataaaataactgtGAATAAGTTAAATCTCAGTCTATTACTCACATAAaatatgacttcagaagacttgaaatatagaACATGAATCATACAGACTACTTTTATAGTACTTCAGTTGTGATTTGCCATTTTTTGGAGCTCAGGAGCCCATTCTGCTCGACATTCTGCTCGACATTCTGCTAAAATCCTCCTTTTGTTTTCCTTATACTGTATGGTCGAAAcaacattctgtcattattgtACTTAATCATTACTGGTTACACTTTAGTTTGAGGTCCAATTCTCACAATTAACCctctattaactatgacttttgcttaaataaactcctaatttgcagcttattaatagttaataaggtagttgttaaggtagttgttaagtttggGGTATGGAATAGGAAAAGGGATCCAAAATATGACCAATTAAAAATAAGGcaataatatgtgctttataaatattaatacatagccaatatgctagtaatacaCATTGGTTCCTGATCTAAAGTGTTACCTCATTATTTTTAATTGCATGTGATGTTCCTCAATGACTAAGGCTTGTGTACCTGGAGGCTTCGTGGAGGTTGGACATGGTTATGGCTGAATGTCTCACTGTCTTGATCTCATCCATTGGAGAC
This window encodes:
- the phyhiplb gene encoding phytanoyl-CoA hydroxylase-interacting protein-like isoform X2, producing the protein MRRVDESQRNKSLDSGIAEMEELPVPQNIKISNITCDSFKICWDMDARSKERITHYFIDLNKKENKNANKFKHKDVPTKLVAKAVPLPMTVRGHWFLSPRTEYTVAVQTASKQGDGDYAVSEWSEIIEFCTADYSTVHLTQLMEKAEVIAGRMLRFSVFYRNQHKEYFDHARDAQNNKMLPSVKDNSGSHGSPISGKLEGIFFSCNTEFNTGKPAQDSPYGRYRFQLPAEELFSPKTNLYFADFYCMYTAYHYVILVIAPKGSSGDEFCKQRLPALDIGNNRFMTCSEDEDGQLVFHHAQDLILEVIYTDPVDLSQGTVAEISGHQLMSQSTVNAKKDPSCKTCNISVGR